A stretch of the Actinoalloteichus fjordicus genome encodes the following:
- a CDS encoding ThuA domain-containing protein yields MLSQRPRAHTGRRGRLARRAGIVTLSLLTALGVSGTASALPTAGLGARPDVSDRQNRLDPISQAPEAAHEGHDPGDDHDHPPDHGGDQEFDALVFSKTAGFRHDSIPAGIAAIEELGEEHGFTVTATEDAEDFTDDNLAQYEVVVWLSTTGDVLNDEQQGAFERYIQGGGGYAGVHAASDTEYDWPWYGDLVGAYFDSHPHIQEATVHVEDHDHPSSAHLPEEWVRTDEWYNYQENPREDVHVLAALDESSYDAGSGAMGDHPIAWCHEIDGGRSWYTGGGHTIESFSEPEFRQHLAGGIQSAAGAVDANCGGDHGGHDPDPEAPADEDFDQITLAQGDGVTGEPIGLAVLPDRRVLHTSRYGEIFLTTPEATTTLAGQIPVYNNDEDGLQGVAIDPNFEENQWVYLYYAPVLDTPTGDAPLTGTAEDFVPFEGHNQLSRFKLLDDGTLDIDSEQEILQVPADRGICCHAGGEIDFDSQGNLLLSTGDDTNPFESSGYTPIDERADRNPAFDAQRSSANTNDLRGKVLRITVEEDGSYTIPEGNLFPEGTELTRPEVYAMGLRNPFRFAVDPVTDWIYLGEYGPDAGSANPDRGPGGLVEFNLITEPSNLGWPYCVGDNEPFIDYDFATSTSGEAFDCAAPQNTSPNNTGLTELPPADPAWIPYDGNSVPEFGNGGESPMGGPVYRFDPELAVDTKFPEYYDGKNFAYEWDRGWIKTIDVGENGEPGTIAPFFDSMELTRPMNIEFGPDGSLYVLDYGSGYFGGAPDSAVYRIDYTQGGRTPSVALSADVTNGPAPLTVEFDPTGTVDPDDQELTYEWDFDGDGTTDSTEAGPVSHTYTEAGQFQARLAVTDTDGLTGAATVTITAGNTAPTVELEFPVDGGVFAFGDQVPFQVTVTDPEDGEIDCSRVVVEYILGHDNHGHPLSRETGCEGTITTVADDGHGADANIFGVIDASYTDDGAEGVPALEGSDQNILHTKSKEAEFFHNSEGVDVIDSHAGASGGGQVGNIENGDWISFDPVNLHGVDGIGYRVASGGSGGSIEVRSGAPDGELLQTVEVANTGDWNTHVDIDPTPVTDPGGSHELFFVFVGGEGALFDLDVIRFDGPGVTEPGGNDPGEPGCEPGTPEEGYRSLFDGTQASLDGWNQAGPGEFVLQDDCTILSTGGMGLLWHGEELGSYSFKADWMMTGDDNSGVFVGFPDPGDDPWVAVDEGYEIQIDATDADDRTTGAIYTFQGADLEARDAALNPPGEWNSYEIVVEGQTIKVYLNDVLINDFVSTDENRDLTNGYVGIQNHGDGDDVYFRDIQVADIADEAAPVTTLSTDPAEADGAEGWFTSTPLSVSLSAADEGSGVASTEYRIDEGEWTEYSEPFAVAGDGIHTVEYRSTDVAGNVEETQSTELRIDATEPLTEAVLADAPNENGWHDGDVAVELSASDEASGVARLEWSLNDGEWTEYESAVQISGDGEHTLLYRAVDTAGNVEAEKAATVLLDATAPTLLLAGVAEGRVYGDATDLFVSWEVDDSTSGVDSVIGTLNGEEIRSGRLVPLYQLPFGTHDISVSAVDRAGNTAEQSVTFATTTSLRDIGQLVDRFRATNRLSLYAHRDLTEQLAAARLAEATGDDLGAIEGLASFAALAGDTTLVTDADVRTVLVRDAEAVIASIEGVAVLTKSVNAE; encoded by the coding sequence GTGTTAAGCCAGAGACCGCGCGCGCACACCGGGCGACGCGGCAGGCTGGCGCGGCGGGCAGGAATCGTGACGCTCTCCCTGCTGACCGCACTGGGAGTGAGCGGCACGGCGTCCGCCCTCCCGACCGCAGGACTGGGCGCACGGCCGGACGTCTCCGACCGACAGAACCGGCTCGACCCGATCTCGCAGGCACCGGAGGCCGCCCACGAGGGACACGATCCAGGCGACGATCACGATCACCCGCCGGACCACGGCGGTGACCAGGAGTTCGACGCGCTCGTCTTCTCCAAGACCGCCGGGTTCCGGCACGACTCGATCCCGGCGGGCATCGCGGCGATCGAGGAGCTCGGCGAGGAGCACGGCTTCACCGTCACCGCGACGGAGGACGCCGAGGACTTCACCGACGACAACCTCGCCCAGTACGAGGTCGTCGTCTGGCTGTCGACCACCGGGGACGTGCTTAACGACGAGCAGCAGGGCGCCTTCGAGCGCTACATCCAGGGCGGCGGCGGTTACGCGGGCGTCCACGCGGCCTCGGACACCGAGTACGACTGGCCCTGGTACGGCGACCTGGTGGGTGCCTACTTCGACTCTCACCCGCACATCCAAGAGGCCACGGTTCACGTCGAGGACCACGACCACCCGTCCAGCGCACATCTGCCGGAGGAGTGGGTGCGCACCGACGAGTGGTACAACTACCAGGAGAATCCTCGGGAGGACGTCCACGTCCTCGCCGCGCTGGACGAGTCCTCGTACGACGCAGGCTCGGGCGCGATGGGCGATCACCCGATCGCCTGGTGCCACGAGATCGACGGCGGCCGGTCCTGGTACACCGGCGGCGGCCACACCATCGAGTCCTTCTCGGAGCCGGAGTTCCGCCAGCACCTCGCGGGCGGCATCCAGAGCGCGGCAGGCGCGGTGGACGCGAACTGCGGCGGTGACCACGGCGGCCACGACCCCGACCCCGAGGCCCCGGCCGACGAGGACTTCGACCAGATCACCCTGGCCCAGGGCGACGGCGTCACCGGTGAGCCCATCGGACTCGCGGTGCTCCCCGACCGGCGCGTGCTGCACACCTCGCGGTACGGCGAGATCTTCCTGACGACGCCGGAGGCCACCACCACGCTGGCAGGCCAGATCCCCGTCTACAACAACGACGAGGACGGCCTCCAAGGCGTCGCGATCGACCCGAACTTCGAAGAGAACCAGTGGGTGTACCTGTACTACGCACCGGTTCTGGACACCCCGACCGGCGATGCGCCTCTGACGGGCACGGCCGAGGACTTCGTACCGTTCGAGGGTCACAACCAACTCTCCCGGTTCAAGCTCCTCGACGACGGCACGCTGGACATCGACAGTGAGCAGGAGATCCTCCAGGTCCCCGCGGACCGGGGCATCTGCTGCCACGCGGGCGGTGAGATCGACTTTGACAGCCAGGGCAACCTGCTGCTGTCCACCGGCGACGACACCAACCCGTTCGAGTCCTCCGGCTACACGCCCATCGACGAGCGGGCCGACCGCAACCCGGCCTTCGACGCGCAGCGCAGCTCCGCCAACACCAACGACCTGCGGGGCAAGGTCCTGCGGATCACGGTGGAGGAGGACGGCTCTTACACCATCCCGGAGGGCAACCTCTTCCCGGAAGGCACCGAGCTGACCCGGCCCGAGGTCTATGCGATGGGCCTGCGCAACCCGTTCCGATTCGCGGTCGACCCGGTCACCGACTGGATCTACCTCGGCGAGTACGGCCCGGATGCCGGTTCTGCCAACCCGGACCGAGGCCCGGGCGGCTTGGTCGAGTTCAACCTGATCACCGAGCCGAGCAACCTCGGCTGGCCTTACTGTGTCGGCGACAACGAGCCGTTCATCGACTACGACTTCGCCACCAGCACCTCCGGCGAGGCCTTCGACTGCGCGGCACCGCAGAACACCAGCCCGAACAACACCGGGCTGACCGAGCTGCCGCCCGCCGACCCCGCGTGGATTCCCTACGACGGCAACTCGGTTCCGGAGTTCGGCAACGGCGGCGAGTCCCCGATGGGCGGCCCGGTCTACCGGTTCGACCCTGAGCTGGCCGTCGACACGAAGTTCCCGGAGTACTACGACGGCAAGAACTTCGCCTACGAGTGGGACCGGGGCTGGATCAAGACCATCGACGTCGGCGAGAACGGCGAACCGGGCACGATCGCCCCGTTCTTCGACTCGATGGAACTGACCAGGCCGATGAACATCGAGTTCGGCCCGGACGGATCGCTGTACGTGCTGGACTACGGCAGCGGCTACTTCGGCGGGGCCCCGGACTCGGCGGTCTACCGGATCGACTACACCCAGGGCGGCCGGACGCCGAGCGTCGCGCTGTCGGCCGACGTCACCAACGGTCCGGCTCCGCTCACCGTGGAGTTCGACCCGACCGGCACCGTCGACCCGGACGACCAGGAGCTCACCTACGAGTGGGACTTCGACGGCGACGGAACGACTGACTCCACCGAGGCCGGCCCGGTCAGCCACACCTACACCGAGGCAGGCCAGTTCCAGGCTCGACTGGCGGTGACCGACACCGACGGCCTGACCGGCGCGGCGACGGTGACCATCACGGCAGGCAACACGGCACCGACCGTGGAGCTGGAGTTCCCCGTCGACGGCGGCGTCTTCGCCTTCGGCGACCAGGTTCCCTTCCAGGTGACGGTGACCGACCCCGAGGACGGCGAGATCGACTGCTCACGCGTCGTCGTCGAGTACATCCTCGGCCATGACAACCACGGCCACCCGCTCAGCCGGGAGACCGGTTGTGAGGGCACCATCACCACCGTCGCCGACGACGGACACGGTGCGGACGCCAACATCTTCGGCGTCATCGACGCCAGTTACACCGATGACGGCGCCGAGGGCGTGCCCGCCCTGGAGGGCTCCGACCAGAACATCCTGCACACGAAGTCGAAGGAGGCGGAGTTCTTCCACAACAGCGAGGGCGTCGACGTCATCGACTCCCACGCGGGCGCCTCGGGCGGCGGCCAGGTCGGCAACATCGAGAACGGTGACTGGATCTCCTTCGACCCGGTGAACCTGCACGGTGTCGACGGCATCGGTTACCGCGTCGCCTCCGGCGGTTCGGGCGGGTCCATCGAGGTCCGCTCCGGCGCACCGGACGGCGAGCTGCTCCAGACGGTCGAGGTCGCCAACACCGGCGACTGGAACACCCACGTCGACATCGACCCGACGCCGGTCACCGACCCTGGCGGCTCGCACGAGCTGTTCTTCGTGTTCGTCGGGGGCGAAGGCGCCCTGTTCGACCTGGACGTCATCCGCTTCGACGGTCCGGGTGTGACCGAGCCGGGCGGCAACGATCCCGGCGAGCCGGGCTGTGAGCCGGGCACCCCTGAGGAGGGCTACCGCAGTCTCTTCGACGGCACGCAGGCGTCGCTGGACGGCTGGAACCAGGCCGGACCGGGTGAGTTCGTCCTGCAGGACGACTGCACCATCCTCTCGACCGGCGGCATGGGCCTGCTCTGGCACGGCGAGGAGCTGGGCTCCTACAGTTTCAAGGCCGACTGGATGATGACGGGCGACGACAACTCGGGCGTCTTCGTCGGATTCCCGGACCCCGGTGACGACCCGTGGGTGGCCGTCGACGAGGGCTACGAGATTCAGATCGACGCGACGGACGCCGACGACCGCACGACCGGTGCGATCTACACGTTCCAGGGCGCCGACCTCGAGGCCCGCGACGCCGCGCTCAACCCGCCCGGCGAGTGGAACTCCTACGAGATCGTGGTCGAGGGCCAGACCATCAAGGTCTACCTCAACGACGTGCTGATCAACGACTTCGTCAGCACCGACGAGAACCGCGACCTCACCAACGGATACGTCGGCATCCAGAACCACGGCGACGGCGACGACGTCTACTTCCGCGACATCCAGGTCGCCGACATCGCGGACGAGGCCGCCCCCGTCACCACCCTGAGCACCGACCCGGCCGAGGCCGACGGTGCCGAGGGCTGGTTCACCTCCACGCCCCTGTCGGTGAGCCTGTCGGCCGCCGACGAGGGCAGCGGAGTGGCGAGCACCGAATACCGGATCGACGAGGGCGAGTGGACCGAGTACTCGGAGCCGTTCGCGGTTGCCGGGGACGGCATCCACACGGTGGAGTACCGCTCCACCGACGTCGCGGGCAACGTGGAGGAGACGCAGTCCACGGAGCTGCGGATCGACGCGACCGAGCCGCTGACCGAAGCGGTCCTGGCCGATGCGCCGAACGAGAACGGCTGGCACGACGGTGACGTCGCCGTCGAGCTGTCCGCGTCCGACGAGGCCTCCGGCGTCGCCCGGCTCGAATGGAGCCTGAACGACGGGGAGTGGACCGAGTACGAGTCCGCCGTGCAGATCAGCGGCGATGGTGAGCACACGCTGCTCTACCGCGCCGTCGACACGGCGGGCAACGTCGAGGCGGAGAAGGCGGCCACCGTGCTGCTGGACGCGACCGCTCCGACGCTGCTGCTGGCCGGGGTCGCCGAGGGCAGGGTCTACGGCGATGCCACGGACCTGTTCGTGTCCTGGGAGGTCGACGACTCGACCTCCGGAGTGGACTCGGTCATCGGCACCCTCAACGGTGAGGAGATCCGCTCCGGCAGGCTCGTCCCGCTCTACCAGCTTCCCTTCGGCACTCACGACATCTCGGTGAGCGCCGTCGACCGGGCGGGCAACACGGCCGAGCAGTCGGTCACCTTCGCCACCACCACCTCGCTGCGCGACATCGGTCAGCTCGTCGACCGGTTCCGCGCCACCAACAGGCTGTCCCTGTACGCGCATCGGGATCTGACCGAGCAGCTCGCCGCTGCCCGGTTGGCCGAGGCGACCGGGGACGACCTGGGGGCGATCGAGGGCCTGGCGTCCTTCGCCGCACTGGCCGGGGACACCACGCTGGTCACCGACGCCGACGTCCGCACGGTGCTGGTCCGCGACGCCGAGGCCGTGATCGCCTCGATCGAGGGCGTCGCGGTGCTGACGAAGTCGGTCAACGCCGAGTGA
- a CDS encoding inositol-3-phosphate synthase: MNSPHGVGPTGLWLIGARGSVATTVISGLLALRAGLVEPIGCVTERAPFDVAPLPAWDELVIGGHDIVDTALDKRAEQLSAAGLVPASVLRGIAEGLRVVDSDIRCGYHPTLHTGSQAEAAETLIGDLVSFRERHGLRRVVVVNLASTEPPVPLVAEHQDLAALEQALADPTRTVLPPSSLAAYAALRAGCPYVDFTPSTGITLPALRELADLKGLPYAGRDGKTGETLLRTVLAPMFTARALKVRSWAGTNLLGGGDGATLGDPEFAASKLESKARGLAALLGSDVTAPLHIDNVPDMGDVKTAWDHVSFEGFLGARMTLQFTWTGYDSSLAAPLVLDLARLTSAAHAAGRSGPLGALAFFFKDPLGSDEHRFAEQTRELAHWVDELRVSLTGDADGLPGSATGSANPEAGAQA; encoded by the coding sequence ATGAACAGTCCCCATGGTGTGGGGCCGACCGGTCTCTGGCTGATCGGAGCCCGAGGGTCGGTGGCCACCACCGTGATCAGCGGTCTGCTGGCCCTACGCGCAGGCCTGGTCGAGCCGATCGGGTGCGTCACCGAGCGCGCTCCCTTCGACGTCGCTCCGCTGCCTGCCTGGGATGAACTGGTGATCGGCGGCCACGACATCGTCGACACCGCCCTGGACAAGCGCGCCGAGCAGCTCAGCGCGGCAGGTCTCGTGCCTGCCTCGGTGCTGCGCGGCATCGCCGAGGGACTGCGGGTCGTCGACTCCGACATCCGCTGCGGCTATCACCCCACCCTGCACACGGGCTCGCAGGCCGAGGCGGCCGAGACGCTCATCGGCGACCTCGTCTCCTTCCGGGAACGGCACGGTCTACGCCGGGTGGTCGTCGTCAACCTCGCCTCCACCGAGCCGCCGGTTCCGCTGGTCGCGGAACACCAGGACCTCGCCGCGCTCGAACAGGCACTGGCCGACCCGACGCGGACGGTGCTGCCGCCCAGTTCGCTGGCCGCGTACGCGGCACTGCGCGCGGGCTGCCCCTATGTCGACTTCACCCCCTCCACGGGGATCACCCTGCCCGCGCTGCGTGAGCTGGCCGACCTCAAGGGCCTGCCCTACGCGGGACGCGACGGCAAGACCGGCGAGACGCTGCTGCGCACCGTCCTCGCCCCGATGTTCACCGCCAGGGCGCTGAAGGTCCGCTCCTGGGCGGGCACCAATCTGCTGGGCGGCGGCGACGGCGCGACCCTCGGCGATCCAGAGTTCGCCGCCAGCAAGCTCGAGTCCAAGGCACGCGGGCTCGCCGCACTCCTGGGCTCCGACGTCACGGCGCCGCTGCACATCGACAACGTCCCCGACATGGGCGACGTCAAGACGGCCTGGGATCACGTCTCCTTCGAGGGCTTCCTCGGCGCCAGGATGACCTTGCAGTTCACCTGGACCGGCTACGACTCCTCCCTGGCCGCACCGCTGGTCCTCGACCTGGCCCGCCTGACCTCGGCCGCCCATGCGGCGGGCCGGTCGGGGCCGCTGGGCGCGCTGGCCTTCTTCTTCAAGGACCCGCTGGGTAGCGACGAGCACCGGTTCGCCGAGCAGACCAGGGAACTGGCGCACTGGGTCGACGAGCTGCGGGTGAGCCTGACAGGCGACGCCGACGGCCTGCCCGGTTCCGCG
- the xylA gene encoding xylose isomerase, whose translation MTTSAAVTDGIDPYQPRPEHKFSFGLWTIGWQGVDPFGVAVRPPLDPVRAVEKLAELGAWGITFHDDDLIPFGSSESEREKIIAAFKGALASTGLVVPMATTNLFGQPVFKDGALTANDRDIRRYALRKMLRNIDLAAELGASTYVVWGGREGAESAAAKDIRVALDRYKESLDLVCAYIRERGYSMRLALEPKPNEPRGDLLLPTIGHAIAFISTLEHPEMVGVNPEVGHEQMAGMSMVHGVAQALWQDKLFHIDLNGQNGPRYDQDLRFGNGDVKSAFFLVDLLEHGGYEGPRHFDFKPPRTEDDEGVWVSAAGCMRNYLILAERARAFRADPEVAEAMSASRLGSLAVPTLAPGETLSDLRDEEFDPVEAGQRGLHYERLDQLALEHLFGARG comes from the coding sequence ATGACGACGTCAGCAGCAGTGACCGACGGGATCGATCCGTACCAGCCGCGTCCGGAGCACAAGTTCAGCTTCGGACTGTGGACCATCGGCTGGCAGGGCGTCGACCCGTTCGGCGTGGCAGTCCGTCCGCCGCTGGACCCGGTGCGCGCCGTCGAGAAGCTGGCCGAGCTGGGCGCATGGGGCATCACCTTCCACGACGACGACCTGATTCCCTTCGGGTCCAGCGAGAGCGAACGCGAGAAGATCATCGCCGCGTTCAAGGGCGCGCTGGCCTCGACGGGGCTGGTCGTCCCGATGGCGACGACGAACCTGTTCGGCCAGCCGGTGTTCAAGGACGGTGCGCTCACCGCCAACGACCGGGACATCCGTCGGTACGCACTGCGCAAGATGCTGCGCAACATCGACCTCGCCGCCGAACTGGGTGCGAGCACCTATGTCGTCTGGGGTGGCCGCGAGGGCGCCGAGTCGGCTGCCGCCAAGGACATCCGGGTGGCGCTCGACCGCTACAAGGAGTCCCTCGACCTGGTGTGTGCCTACATCAGGGAGCGCGGCTACTCGATGCGGCTGGCGCTGGAGCCCAAGCCGAACGAGCCGCGCGGCGACCTGCTGCTGCCCACCATCGGCCACGCCATCGCGTTCATCAGCACTCTCGAACACCCCGAGATGGTGGGGGTGAATCCCGAGGTCGGCCACGAGCAGATGGCGGGAATGTCGATGGTGCACGGCGTCGCCCAGGCGCTGTGGCAGGACAAGCTGTTCCACATCGACCTCAATGGACAGAACGGGCCGAGGTACGACCAGGACCTGCGCTTCGGCAACGGCGACGTGAAAAGCGCGTTCTTCCTGGTGGACCTGCTGGAACACGGCGGTTACGAGGGCCCGAGGCATTTCGACTTCAAGCCGCCGCGCACCGAGGACGACGAGGGCGTCTGGGTCTCGGCGGCGGGTTGTATGCGCAATTACCTGATCCTCGCCGAGCGGGCCAGGGCGTTTCGCGCGGACCCCGAGGTGGCCGAGGCGATGAGCGCCTCGCGACTCGGTTCGCTCGCCGTCCCGACTCTCGCTCCTGGTGAGACCCTGTCCGACCTTCGTGATGAGGAGTTCGACCCGGTCGAGGCCGGTCAGCGCGGACTCCATTACGAGCGACTCGACCAATTGGCCTTGGAACACCTGTTCGGCGCCCGAGGATAA
- a CDS encoding Gfo/Idh/MocA family protein, whose protein sequence is MAGSDGIGVGMVGYSFMGAVHSQAWRSVHRFFDVPLAPRLAVLGGRDVTKTQAAATRMGWESVETDWRALIARDDVGIVDICTPGDTHAEIAIAALAAGKHVICEKPLANTVAEADEMVRAAAEAATRGVRSMVAFNYRRVPALALARKMIADGRLGTIRHVRAVYLQDWLSDENAPLAWRLRKEKAGSGALGDIGAHIIDATQFITGQTITGVSALTETFVKQRPLPVEAAGGLTAGAVDSSKPVEYGEVTVDDAALFLARFSGGAIATFEATRFATGRKNAMRVEINGSAGSLSFDFESMNELWFHDETVDAAEGGFRRIVVTEPTHPYLAAWWPPGHGLGYEHTFTHEVADFLTDIGNGVDPTPSFADGAQVQRVLHAVERSAAESSSWTTIADSKGDV, encoded by the coding sequence ATGGCAGGCAGCGACGGCATCGGCGTGGGAATGGTGGGCTACTCCTTCATGGGGGCGGTCCACTCCCAGGCCTGGCGGAGCGTGCACCGTTTCTTCGACGTCCCGCTCGCCCCGAGACTTGCGGTGCTCGGCGGCAGGGACGTGACCAAGACGCAGGCGGCGGCCACCCGGATGGGCTGGGAGTCCGTCGAGACCGACTGGCGGGCGCTGATCGCCCGCGACGACGTCGGGATCGTCGACATCTGCACTCCGGGTGACACCCACGCCGAGATCGCCATCGCGGCGCTCGCCGCGGGCAAACACGTCATCTGCGAGAAGCCGCTGGCCAACACGGTCGCCGAGGCCGACGAGATGGTGCGTGCGGCAGCCGAGGCCGCCACCAGGGGCGTGCGCTCCATGGTGGCGTTCAACTACCGCCGGGTGCCCGCGCTGGCGCTGGCCAGGAAGATGATCGCCGACGGGCGGCTGGGCACGATCCGGCACGTCCGCGCCGTATACCTCCAGGACTGGCTGTCGGACGAGAACGCCCCGCTGGCCTGGCGACTGCGCAAGGAGAAGGCGGGCTCCGGGGCGCTCGGCGACATCGGCGCCCACATCATCGACGCAACTCAGTTCATCACCGGACAGACGATCACCGGGGTCTCGGCGCTGACCGAGACCTTCGTGAAGCAGCGGCCGCTGCCCGTCGAGGCGGCGGGCGGCCTCACCGCGGGCGCCGTGGACTCGTCCAAGCCGGTGGAGTACGGCGAGGTCACCGTCGACGACGCCGCGCTGTTCCTCGCGCGGTTCTCCGGCGGGGCGATCGCCACCTTCGAGGCGACCCGCTTCGCCACCGGTCGCAAGAACGCGATGCGGGTGGAGATCAACGGCTCGGCGGGCAGCCTGTCCTTCGACTTCGAGTCGATGAACGAGTTGTGGTTCCACGACGAGACGGTGGACGCCGCCGAGGGCGGCTTCCGACGCATCGTGGTCACCGAGCCGACCCATCCCTACCTCGCGGCGTGGTGGCCGCCCGGTCACGGGCTCGGCTACGAGCACACCTTCACTCACGAGGTGGCCGACTTCCTGACCGACATCGGCAACGGGGTGGACCCGACGCCGAGTTTCGCCGACGGTGCTCAGGTACAGCGTGTCCTGCACGCTGTCGAGCGCAGTGCCGCCGAGTCCTCCTCCTGGACCACGATCGCCGACTCGAAGGGTGACGTATGA